A genomic segment from Patescibacteria group bacterium encodes:
- a CDS encoding GreA/GreB family elongation factor, translating to MVQKYYLTKQGLKKIGKEFEDLKKLRLAKTKGETPSLLQSDDINPEYVVFREDLSFLENRIVELEHILKNIELIKLPPKSKRNVVHLGATVILQESDGQINEFKIVGTLEANPNEGTISSESPIGKILLGHKLNDRIEVNSPIKIIYKIKKINYSS from the coding sequence ATGGTCCAAAAATACTATTTAACAAAACAAGGATTAAAGAAAATAGGGAAAGAGTTTGAAGATTTAAAAAAGCTTAGATTGGCAAAAACAAAAGGAGAAACTCCTTCGCTTTTGCAGTCTGATGATATAAATCCTGAATACGTTGTTTTTAGAGAAGATTTAAGCTTTTTAGAAAATAGAATTGTTGAACTGGAGCATATTTTAAAAAATATTGAGCTTATAAAATTGCCTCCAAAAAGCAAAAGAAACGTTGTTCATTTAGGCGCAACAGTGATTTTGCAAGAGTCTGACGGACAAATTAATGAATTTAAAATAGTTGGAACATTAGAAGCTAATCCTAATGAAGGCACAATCTCTTCAGAGTCGCCTATTGGAAAAATTTTATTAGGGCACAAACTCAATGATAGAATAGAAGTAAACTCGCCTATAAAGATAATTTATAAGATTAAAAAAATTAATTATTCTTCCTAG
- a CDS encoding HD domain-containing protein: MKGSLKFLIEANKLKKMSRTGWVSMHVKNSESIACHIFRVAVASWLMAEKANLDVKRAIKIALFHDLCEVYAGDSTPFDYYHGLSIKKKKDKKLLMRWVRLSKKEKQKKAKEKFNREKKALLKLISPLEPKLKDNIYSHWYDYEKRISKEAKFVKQLDRIETLLQSIEYFGSDDNIGGTSWWEGTEEIVEDPLLLDFLTVIKKRLYRRYRRFFGERIKVSKTFKKREKELTYILDFLLEIGKLKHMPRLYWTIRDVKNPETVAGHMFTLALMTWLFSSQKSRTHDAEKMLKMALIHEISAVYTGDSTPYDRILKRKKGKEKEVLKKWPRLSKKEKMKKFIEDFKQERRAFKRLGLRLKGSSGKEIYNLWHEYRTKNSPEGRFLSQLNVMAVLLQALDYEKKDKNFAAAPIWEWALEVSDNDINFKLMDEMKKTFYK, translated from the coding sequence ATGAAAGGCTCTCTTAAATTTTTAATTGAGGCAAATAAATTAAAAAAAATGTCTCGAACTGGTTGGGTTTCAATGCATGTTAAGAATTCTGAATCAATTGCTTGTCATATTTTTAGAGTTGCAGTTGCTTCCTGGTTAATGGCAGAAAAAGCAAATTTAGACGTTAAAAGAGCAATTAAAATTGCTCTTTTTCATGATCTTTGCGAGGTTTATGCTGGAGATTCAACTCCTTTTGATTATTATCATGGATTATCAATAAAAAAGAAAAAAGATAAAAAGTTATTAATGAGATGGGTTCGCCTTTCAAAAAAAGAAAAACAGAAAAAAGCTAAAGAAAAATTCAACAGAGAAAAAAAAGCTCTTTTAAAGCTAATTAGCCCCCTTGAGCCAAAACTTAAAGATAATATTTATTCTCATTGGTATGACTATGAGAAAAGAATAAGCAAAGAAGCGAAATTTGTTAAACAATTAGACAGAATTGAAACCCTTCTTCAGTCAATTGAGTATTTTGGCAGCGATGATAATATTGGAGGAACTAGCTGGTGGGAAGGAACAGAGGAGATTGTTGAAGATCCATTGCTGTTAGATTTTTTAACAGTAATTAAAAAAAGGCTTTACCGCCGTTATAGGAGGTTTTTTGGAGAAAGGATTAAAGTATCGAAAACCTTTAAAAAAAGAGAAAAGGAATTAACATATATTCTTGATTTTCTTTTAGAGATAGGAAAGTTAAAGCACATGCCTCGGTTGTATTGGACAATCAGAGACGTTAAAAATCCTGAAACAGTTGCTGGTCATATGTTCACACTTGCCTTAATGACCTGGCTTTTCAGCAGTCAGAAAAGCAGGACACATGATGCAGAAAAGATGTTAAAAATGGCTTTAATCCACGAGATATCTGCTGTTTATACTGGTGATTCAACTCCTTATGACAGAATTTTGAAAAGAAAAAAAGGGAAAGAAAAAGAAGTCTTAAAGAAGTGGCCGCGTCTTTCAAAGAAAGAAAAAATGAAAAAGTTTATTGAAGATTTTAAACAAGAAAGAAGGGCGTTTAAAAGACTTGGCTTGAGGTTGAAAGGTTCTTCTGGGAAGGAAATATATAATCTTTGGCATGAATATAGGACTAAAAACTCGCCTGAAGGCCGTTTCCTGTCTCAGCTAAACGTTATGGCAGTGTTGCTGCAAGCTTTGGATTATGAGAAAAAAGATAAAAACTTTGCTGCTGCGCCAATTTGGGAATGGGCACTTGAAGTTTCTGATAATGATATAAATTTCAAGCTTATGGACGAAATGAAAAAAACGTTCTATAAGTAA